A window of the Kosakonia radicincitans DSM 16656 genome harbors these coding sequences:
- a CDS encoding AppA family phytase/histidine-type acid phosphatase → MNTLIVRFIFLTLIFGSVPALASGKSEMKLERVVILSRHGVRAPTKSTALMQAVTPYQWPQWDVPLGWLTPRGGQLISELGKYQRLRLAEKGLQGDKTCPFAQVAVVADTDQRTRKTGEAFLAGFAPECHIPVHYQQQQTRTDPVFNPIKAGKCSFNPVKVKEAILNQAGGDIGHYAQRYQPAFQTLEKVLNFSQSEKCKATGQNNGCSLTQVLPTKLNATPDNVSLTGAWGLSSMLTEIFLLQQAQGMPQVAWGRIAGEKEWGELLSLHNAQFDLLQKTPEVARSKATPLLDLIRTALVTKGSAENSYGINLPVSLLFIAGHDTNLANISGALGINWLLPAQPDNTPPGGELVFERWKRLSDNSDWIQVSFVYQTLQEMREMQPLSLENPPGQVDLKLTACNEKNAQGMCSLASFSALIESVRVPACGL, encoded by the coding sequence ATGAACACCTTGATTGTTCGTTTCATTTTTTTAACGCTGATATTCGGTTCGGTTCCAGCGCTTGCTTCGGGAAAGAGCGAAATGAAGCTGGAACGCGTGGTCATTCTCAGCCGCCATGGCGTAAGGGCACCGACAAAATCCACCGCGCTCATGCAAGCCGTCACACCTTATCAGTGGCCACAATGGGACGTGCCTTTAGGCTGGCTGACGCCGCGTGGAGGGCAGCTTATTTCTGAGTTGGGGAAGTATCAGCGTTTGCGGCTGGCGGAGAAAGGTCTGCAAGGCGATAAAACGTGTCCGTTTGCGCAGGTCGCTGTCGTTGCCGATACGGATCAACGAACGCGTAAAACAGGTGAAGCATTTCTTGCCGGGTTTGCGCCAGAATGCCATATCCCGGTGCACTATCAACAACAGCAAACCCGAACAGATCCTGTTTTTAACCCCATAAAAGCGGGTAAATGTTCATTCAACCCTGTAAAAGTGAAAGAGGCGATTCTGAACCAGGCCGGAGGCGATATCGGGCACTACGCGCAACGATACCAACCAGCCTTTCAGACTCTGGAAAAGGTTTTAAATTTCTCTCAGTCAGAAAAATGCAAAGCAACCGGGCAGAATAATGGCTGCTCATTAACCCAGGTCTTACCCACGAAACTCAACGCCACGCCGGATAATGTTTCGTTAACCGGCGCATGGGGGCTTTCTTCAATGCTGACAGAGATATTCCTGCTCCAGCAGGCTCAGGGTATGCCACAAGTGGCCTGGGGACGGATAGCGGGGGAGAAAGAATGGGGCGAGTTATTAAGTCTGCACAACGCGCAGTTTGACCTTTTGCAAAAAACGCCAGAAGTGGCACGTAGCAAGGCAACGCCCTTACTCGATTTGATTCGCACTGCGCTGGTAACGAAAGGGTCAGCCGAAAATAGCTATGGCATTAACTTGCCGGTTTCTTTGTTATTTATTGCCGGGCACGATACCAATCTGGCCAATATCAGCGGGGCATTAGGTATTAACTGGTTGCTCCCCGCTCAGCCCGATAATACTCCGCCGGGCGGTGAGCTGGTTTTCGAAAGATGGAAGCGGCTCAGTGATAATAGCGACTGGATTCAGGTTTCGTTCGTTTATCAGACATTGCAGGAGATGCGGGAAATGCAGCCTTTATCGCTGGAAAATCCACCCGGACAAGTGGATCTGAAGCTCACGGCATGCAACGAAAAAAATGCGCAGGGAATGTGTTCGCTGGCAAGTTTTTCAGCGCTGATTGAATCAGTGCGTGTACCTGCTTGCGGTTTATAA
- a CDS encoding antibiotic biosynthesis monooxygenase family protein, with protein MSKNSPSTPYYAVIFTSVRTAVDDGYGAMSDRMMELAINQPGFLGVDSAREEVGITVSYWESLDAIKNWKANAEHAIAQKTGREKWYHSFTTRICRVEKEYSFAAPQE; from the coding sequence ATGTCAAAAAACAGTCCTTCCACGCCCTATTACGCCGTGATTTTTACCTCCGTGCGCACAGCGGTTGATGACGGTTATGGCGCAATGTCCGATCGTATGATGGAACTGGCGATTAACCAGCCGGGTTTTCTCGGTGTCGATTCCGCGCGTGAGGAAGTGGGAATTACCGTCTCATACTGGGAATCACTTGACGCGATTAAAAACTGGAAAGCAAACGCTGAGCACGCGATAGCGCAGAAAACCGGACGGGAAAAGTGGTATCACTCCTTCACCACGCGCATCTGCCGGGTTGAAAAAGAGTATTCGTTTGCTGCGCCACAGGAATAA
- a CDS encoding KTSC domain-containing protein encodes MRHHPVTSSRISSIGYDSRSLTLEICFHDKSIYQYQNVPERIFTVFLTVVSKGRFYDGVVKGKFPEKKVA; translated from the coding sequence ATGCGACATCATCCCGTAACCTCATCACGCATTTCTTCCATTGGTTATGACAGCCGCAGCCTCACGCTCGAAATCTGTTTTCACGATAAAAGCATTTATCAGTATCAGAACGTTCCGGAGCGGATCTTCACGGTTTTTCTGACCGTTGTCTCGAAAGGCCGCTTTTACGATGGCGTGGTCAAAGGAAAATTCCCCGAAAAAAAAGTCGCCTGA
- the nifJ gene encoding pyruvate:ferredoxin (flavodoxin) oxidoreductase, translated as MITIDGNGAVASVAFRTSEVIAIYPITPSSTMAEQADAWAGNGLKNVWGDTPRVVEMQSEAGAIATVHGALQTGALSTSFTSSQGLLLMIPTLYKLAGQLTPFVLHVAARTVATHALSIFGDHSDVMAVRQTGCAMLAAGSVQEAQDFALISHIATLKSRVPFIHFFDGFRTSHEINKITPLADDTIRNLLPQQEIDDHRARALNPEHPVIRGTSANPDTYFQSREATNPWYNAVYAHVEQAMNDLAEATGRSYKPFEYYGHPQADRVIVLMGSAIGTCEEVVDELLTRGEKVGVLKVRLYRPFSAAHLLAVLPESARTVAVLDRTKEPGALAEPLYLDVMTALAEAFNHGERETLPRVIGGRYGLSSKEFGPECVLAVFNELRAAKPRPRFTVGIYDDVTNLSLPLPENTLPSHAKLEALFYGLGSDGSVSATKNNIKIIGNSTPWYAQGYFVYDSKKAGGLTVSHLRVSERPINSAYLVSQADFVGCHQLQFIDKYQMAERLKPGGIFLLNTPYSAEEVWSRLPQEVQAVLNQKKARFFVVNAAKIARECSLGARINTVMQMAFFHLTNILPGDSALAELQGAIAKSYSSKGQELVERNWQALALARESLFEVSLEPVNPLSAHRPPVVSDAAPDFVKTVTAAMLAGLGDALPVSALPPDGTWPVGTTRWEKRNIAEEIPIWKEDLCTQCNHCVAACPHSAIRAKVVSPAAMEEAPDTLHSLDVKSRDMRGQKYVLQVAPEDCTGCNLCVEVCPAKDRQNPDIKAINMMSRLEHVEEEKVNYDFFLGLPEIDRSTLERIDIRTSQLITPLFEYSGACSGCGETPYIKLLTQLYGDRMMIANATGCSSIYGGNLPSTPYTTDANGRGPAWANSLFEDNAEFGLGFRLSVDQHRQRVMRLVNQFADHIPAELFAALQQEATPDVRRAQVAELRNALANVEGAQQLLTDADALVEKSIWLIGGDGWAYDIGFGGLDHVMSLTENVNILVLDTQCYSNTGGQASKATPLGAVTKFGEHGKRKARKDLGVSMMMYGHVYVAQISLGAQLNQTVKAIQEAESYPGPSLIIAYSPCEEHGYDLALSHDQMRQLTATGFWPLYRYDPRREEEGKIPLALDSRPPSDALAETLLNEQRFRRLNAQQPEVAEQLWKDAAADLQKRYDFLAQLAGKAEKSPTE; from the coding sequence ATGATCACTATTGACGGTAATGGCGCCGTGGCCTCGGTGGCCTTTCGTACCAGTGAAGTTATCGCCATATATCCCATAACGCCCAGTTCAACGATGGCTGAGCAGGCTGATGCCTGGGCCGGTAACGGTCTGAAGAATGTCTGGGGCGACACGCCCCGCGTTGTTGAAATGCAGTCGGAAGCCGGGGCTATTGCAACTGTCCACGGCGCACTGCAAACCGGGGCGCTCTCAACCTCATTTACCTCATCGCAGGGGCTGCTGCTGATGATCCCGACGCTGTACAAACTGGCTGGGCAACTGACCCCCTTTGTACTGCACGTCGCAGCACGTACAGTGGCTACCCATGCCCTCTCCATTTTTGGCGATCACTCCGATGTGATGGCGGTGCGCCAGACTGGCTGCGCCATGCTCGCTGCGGGTAGCGTGCAGGAAGCGCAGGATTTTGCGCTGATTTCGCATATTGCCACGCTGAAAAGCCGCGTGCCGTTCATTCACTTTTTTGATGGTTTCCGTACCTCGCACGAAATCAACAAGATTACGCCGCTGGCGGACGACACTATCCGCAATCTGCTACCACAACAGGAGATTGACGACCATCGCGCCCGTGCGTTGAACCCGGAGCATCCGGTCATTCGCGGCACATCGGCTAACCCGGACACTTACTTCCAGTCCCGCGAGGCGACCAACCCGTGGTACAACGCGGTTTACGCTCACGTCGAACAGGCAATGAACGATTTAGCCGAAGCCACCGGCCGCAGCTACAAGCCGTTCGAATACTACGGACATCCGCAGGCCGATCGCGTGATTGTACTGATGGGTTCAGCAATAGGTACCTGCGAAGAGGTGGTTGATGAGTTGCTGACGCGGGGTGAGAAAGTCGGCGTGCTGAAAGTTCGCCTCTATCGCCCGTTTAGCGCCGCGCATCTGCTGGCGGTCTTGCCGGAAAGCGCGCGTACTGTCGCTGTGCTCGATCGCACCAAAGAACCAGGCGCGCTGGCGGAACCACTTTATCTTGATGTGATGACCGCGCTGGCGGAAGCCTTTAATCACGGTGAACGCGAAACCCTGCCGCGAGTGATTGGCGGGCGCTATGGTTTATCCTCCAAAGAGTTTGGCCCGGAATGCGTGCTGGCGGTGTTTAACGAGCTGCGCGCGGCAAAGCCCAGACCGCGTTTTACCGTCGGTATCTACGACGACGTTACCAATCTCTCGCTGCCGCTGCCGGAAAACACCCTGCCATCGCACGCGAAACTGGAAGCGCTATTTTACGGGCTGGGCAGCGATGGCAGCGTCTCGGCGACCAAAAACAATATCAAGATTATTGGTAACTCCACGCCGTGGTATGCGCAGGGTTATTTTGTCTATGACTCGAAAAAAGCGGGCGGCCTGACGGTTTCGCATTTGCGCGTCAGCGAAAGACCAATAAACTCCGCCTATCTGGTTTCGCAGGCGGATTTTGTCGGTTGCCATCAGTTGCAGTTTATCGATAAATACCAAATGGCCGAACGGCTGAAGCCGGGCGGTATTTTCCTGCTCAATACGCCCTACAGCGCAGAGGAAGTGTGGTCGCGGCTGCCGCAGGAAGTTCAGGCGGTGCTGAATCAGAAAAAAGCCCGTTTCTTCGTGGTCAACGCGGCGAAAATCGCCCGCGAATGCAGCCTCGGCGCACGTATTAACACCGTAATGCAGATGGCGTTCTTCCATCTGACAAATATATTGCCGGGCGACAGCGCGCTGGCTGAATTGCAGGGCGCGATCGCCAAAAGCTACAGCAGCAAAGGTCAGGAGCTGGTTGAGCGCAACTGGCAGGCACTGGCGCTGGCGCGTGAATCACTGTTCGAAGTATCGCTGGAGCCTGTCAACCCGCTGAGCGCACACCGCCCGCCGGTGGTTTCCGATGCGGCGCCGGATTTTGTCAAAACCGTCACCGCCGCTATGCTGGCGGGCCTTGGCGATGCGCTGCCGGTCTCAGCCCTGCCGCCGGACGGCACCTGGCCGGTCGGCACCACCCGCTGGGAGAAACGCAATATCGCGGAAGAGATCCCCATCTGGAAAGAAGATCTCTGTACCCAGTGTAACCACTGTGTCGCCGCCTGCCCGCATTCGGCGATCCGCGCGAAAGTAGTTTCTCCGGCAGCGATGGAAGAGGCTCCCGATACGCTCCATTCACTGGACGTAAAATCGCGCGATATGCGGGGTCAGAAATATGTCTTGCAGGTCGCGCCGGAGGATTGCACCGGCTGTAATCTGTGTGTTGAGGTCTGCCCGGCGAAAGATCGTCAGAACCCGGATATCAAGGCCATCAATATGATGTCGCGCCTTGAACATGTGGAAGAAGAGAAAGTGAATTATGACTTCTTCCTCGGTCTGCCGGAGATCGACCGCAGCACGCTGGAACGCATTGATATCCGTACTTCGCAACTGATCACCCCGCTGTTTGAATATTCCGGCGCGTGTTCCGGCTGCGGTGAAACGCCGTACATCAAGCTCCTGACCCAGTTGTATGGCGACCGGATGATGATTGCCAACGCTACCGGGTGCTCATCCATTTACGGCGGTAATCTGCCTTCAACGCCGTATACCACAGACGCCAACGGGCGCGGTCCGGCGTGGGCGAACTCGCTGTTTGAGGATAACGCCGAGTTTGGTCTGGGCTTCCGTCTCAGCGTCGATCAACATCGCCAGCGTGTGATGCGTCTGGTGAATCAATTTGCCGACCATATTCCGGCGGAACTGTTTGCCGCTCTTCAGCAGGAGGCCACGCCGGACGTTCGCCGTGCACAGGTTGCTGAACTGCGTAACGCACTGGCCAATGTTGAAGGTGCACAGCAACTTCTGACCGATGCCGATGCGCTGGTTGAGAAATCGATCTGGCTGATTGGCGGCGATGGCTGGGCCTATGACATTGGTTTCGGCGGGCTGGATCATGTGATGAGTCTGACCGAAAACGTCAATATTCTGGTGCTTGATACCCAGTGCTACTCCAACACCGGCGGCCAGGCATCAAAAGCCACACCGCTGGGTGCGGTGACCAAATTTGGCGAACACGGTAAACGTAAAGCGCGCAAGGATCTGGGTGTCAGCATGATGATGTACGGACATGTTTATGTGGCGCAGATTTCCCTTGGCGCACAGTTGAACCAGACCGTGAAAGCTATTCAGGAAGCGGAATCCTATCCGGGGCCATCGCTGATCATCGCTTACAGCCCATGCGAAGAGCACGGTTACGACCTGGCGCTGAGCCACGATCAGATGCGTCAGTTGACCGCCACCGGCTTCTGGCCGCTCTATCGTTACGATCCACGCCGCGAAGAGGAAGGCAAAATCCCGCTGGCGCTGGATTCACGTCCGCCATCTGACGCGCTGGCGGAAACGCTGCTCAATGAGCAGCGTTTCCGTCGTCTGAATGCGCAGCAGCCGGAAGTGGCAGAGCAACTGTGGAAAGATGCCGCCGCCGACCTGCAAAAACGCTATGACTTCCTCGCGCAACTGGCCGGAAAAGCAGAGAAAAGCCCGACCGAGTAA
- the cspE gene encoding transcription antiterminator/RNA stability regulator CspE — translation MSNKMTGLVKWFNESKGFGFITPDNGSKDVFVHFSAIQSGGFKTLNEGQKVEFTIEDGQKGPSAGNVSAI, via the coding sequence ATGTCTAACAAAATGACTGGTTTAGTAAAATGGTTTAATGAGTCCAAAGGGTTTGGTTTCATCACGCCTGACAATGGCAGCAAAGACGTATTCGTGCATTTTTCGGCTATCCAGAGCGGCGGTTTTAAAACGCTGAATGAAGGTCAGAAAGTAGAATTCACGATTGAAGATGGGCAAAAAGGCCCGTCAGCCGGGAATGTTTCCGCAATATAA
- a CDS encoding putative hemolysin, with product MRSAFWVGCAVLLLSACSSEPVQQATAAHVVPGIKAAMSNSGQANCAMIGGSLSVARQLDGSMVGMCALPNGKRCSEQSLATGSCGNY from the coding sequence ATGCGTTCTGCGTTTTGGGTGGGGTGCGCCGTTTTATTATTGTCGGCATGCAGTAGTGAACCTGTGCAACAGGCTACGGCTGCTCACGTTGTGCCAGGCATAAAGGCCGCGATGTCTAACAGCGGTCAGGCAAATTGTGCAATGATTGGCGGATCGTTATCTGTCGCGCGTCAGCTTGACGGTTCGATGGTGGGAATGTGTGCATTGCCGAATGGCAAACGCTGTAGCGAACAGTCGCTTGCCACCGGAAGCTGCGGTAATTATTGA
- the hslJ gene encoding heat shock protein HslJ: MKKIIPLIALSIALSACVSSRTDTLKPEQLANQRFVLTTFNGKALTTSDQSPAPEIRFDKDLRVSGKMCNGFMGQGKLSDGALTVKHMGMTMMMCADPQRNELDHTIQGMLSDGAQIDLTGDQLTLATASQTLIYTRANNAQ, encoded by the coding sequence ATGAAAAAAATTATCCCTTTAATTGCGCTGAGCATTGCGCTTTCCGCCTGTGTCAGTTCCCGCACTGATACCCTTAAACCGGAACAGTTGGCTAACCAGCGTTTTGTACTGACTACCTTTAACGGCAAAGCACTGACGACATCAGACCAGAGCCCGGCTCCGGAAATCCGTTTCGACAAGGATCTGCGCGTCTCAGGCAAAATGTGCAACGGCTTTATGGGCCAGGGCAAACTTTCTGACGGCGCATTAACCGTGAAGCACATGGGCATGACCATGATGATGTGCGCAGATCCGCAGCGTAACGAGCTGGATCATACTATTCAGGGCATGCTGAGTGACGGCGCGCAGATCGATTTGACCGGCGACCAGCTAACGCTGGCAACCGCTTCGCAGACGTTGATTTATACCCGCGCGAATAACGCTCAATAA
- a CDS encoding 2-hydroxyacid dehydrogenase — protein MKLAIYSTKQYDKKYLQQVNEHYGYDLEFFDFLLTEKTAKTANGCEGVCIFVNDDGSRPVLEELKKLGVKFIALRCAGFNNVDLDAAKELGLQVVRVPAYSPEAVAEHAIGMMMTLNRRIHRAYQRTRDANFSLEGLTGFTMYGKTAGVIGTGKIGVAALRILKGFGMRLLAFDPYPSAAALELGVEYVDLDTLFSQADVISLHCPLTPENFHLLNRTAFERMKDGVMIINTSRGGLIDSQAAIDALKTQKIGALGMDVYENERDLFFEDKSNDVIQDDVFRRLSACHNVLFTGHQAFLTAEALTSISETTLENLRQLRDGESCPNALF, from the coding sequence ATGAAACTCGCGATATATAGCACAAAGCAATACGATAAAAAGTATTTGCAGCAGGTAAACGAGCATTATGGCTACGATCTTGAATTTTTCGACTTTTTGTTAACGGAGAAGACCGCCAAAACCGCCAACGGCTGTGAAGGGGTCTGTATTTTCGTCAATGATGACGGTAGCCGCCCGGTACTGGAAGAGTTGAAAAAGCTGGGCGTGAAATTTATCGCGCTGCGCTGTGCCGGGTTCAATAACGTCGATCTTGATGCGGCCAAAGAGCTTGGGCTGCAGGTGGTGCGTGTGCCTGCCTACTCACCGGAAGCGGTGGCGGAACATGCGATTGGCATGATGATGACACTCAACCGTCGTATTCACCGTGCTTATCAGCGCACCCGTGACGCCAACTTCTCGCTCGAAGGTCTGACCGGCTTTACGATGTACGGTAAAACGGCTGGCGTGATTGGTACCGGCAAAATCGGTGTTGCGGCGCTGCGTATCCTGAAGGGGTTCGGTATGCGCCTGCTGGCGTTTGATCCCTACCCGAGCGCGGCTGCGCTGGAACTGGGCGTAGAGTATGTGGATCTTGATACGCTGTTTTCCCAGGCCGACGTTATCTCCCTGCACTGTCCGCTGACGCCGGAAAACTTCCATTTGCTGAACCGTACCGCGTTTGAGCGCATGAAAGACGGCGTGATGATCATCAATACCAGCCGTGGCGGTTTGATCGATTCACAGGCGGCGATTGATGCGCTGAAGACACAGAAAATTGGCGCGCTCGGCATGGACGTGTATGAAAACGAACGCGATCTGTTCTTTGAAGACAAATCCAATGATGTGATTCAAGACGATGTGTTCCGTCGCCTGTCGGCATGCCATAACGTGCTGTTCACCGGCCACCAAGCATTTCTGACCGCCGAGGCGTTGACCAGCATTTCTGAGACCACGCTGGAAAACCTGCGCCAGTTACGTGACGGTGAAAGTTGCCCGAACGCGCTGTTCTAA
- a CDS encoding YdbH family protein, producing MKGKYKAAIALVLLFILLPLTLLMTLAQWVPTLAGIWLPAGTRIAMEERPRFTRHSLKIPDLRYWVDDCQLAWLQNAELTHPSRWQLHAGALTINSACLNKLPANDTPSTAPRTLSEWQAMLPYTWLTVDRLTISPWQSWGGKLSLALTPQIQQLSYNGERVQLEARLHGQALSVNRLALQLFDNQPPFTLGGEFTLPAVPDGWPVNGHMQSTLTLPQQPGLVDVDMEWRDNEGQTIVMSRDSSDPLLDLPWQVTGEQLAISDGRWNWPYAGFPLSGRVGLKIDNWQQGLDKAQISGRLNVLTQGEAGKGNAVLTIGPGRLSMTDNAMPLQLTGEAKQGDLVLYAVLPAQLSGSFDEPQLAFTPGALLRSRGRVIDSLNIDEVRWPLAGVKLTRQGIDGRLQAILRAHENVMGDFRLHLDGQAQNFLPDNGEWRWRYWGDGNFTPMNARWDVAGRGEWQDNTITLTDLSTGFDQLQYGTMQISTPRLVLDEPVKWVRDEEKPQFSGALTLDAGQTTFSGGSHLPASQLKFSVDGANPTDFQFKGALSANAIGPVQVNGRWDGERLRGQAWWPRQSLSVFQPLIPPDWKMKLLNGSLYAQVAFSAAAGQGFEAGGHGVLKSGSVWTPDNEISGVDFVLPFRYRNAAWQLGTRRPVSLRIGEIVNQVTAKNITADLQGAWPWSEENPLILSDVSVDMLGGKVTMQQLRMPQHDPALVRINHISSSELVSAVNPKQFALSGPFDGALPLWLDNPQWIIKDGWLHNPGPMTLRIDKDTADAVVNDNMAAGAAINWLRYMEISRSWTKIDLDNLGVLKMQATIRGTSYVEGKSSTVNLNYTHEENVFTLWRSLRFGDNLQSWLEQHAALPQARCAKGEKCEEKQ from the coding sequence ATGAAGGGTAAATACAAAGCCGCCATCGCACTGGTTTTATTATTTATACTGCTGCCGCTAACGTTACTGATGACGCTGGCGCAATGGGTGCCGACCCTTGCCGGGATCTGGCTGCCTGCCGGTACGCGCATCGCAATGGAAGAGCGCCCGCGCTTTACCCGCCATTCACTGAAAATTCCCGATCTGCGCTACTGGGTTGACGATTGCCAACTGGCGTGGCTCCAGAACGCTGAGCTTACCCATCCCAGCCGCTGGCAATTACACGCGGGCGCATTGACGATCAATAGCGCCTGTCTCAATAAGCTGCCAGCAAACGACACGCCATCAACCGCGCCGCGAACGCTGAGCGAATGGCAAGCGATGCTGCCTTACACCTGGCTTACGGTGGATCGGTTAACCATTTCGCCGTGGCAATCATGGGGCGGCAAACTGTCGCTGGCGTTGACACCTCAAATTCAGCAACTGAGTTACAACGGTGAGCGCGTGCAGCTTGAGGCCCGTCTGCACGGGCAGGCGCTGAGCGTTAACCGACTCGCGCTGCAACTGTTTGATAACCAGCCGCCATTCACGCTTGGCGGTGAATTTACGCTGCCCGCCGTCCCGGATGGATGGCCCGTCAATGGCCATATGCAAAGCACGCTTACTCTGCCACAGCAACCCGGTCTGGTGGATGTTGATATGGAGTGGCGCGATAACGAAGGGCAGACGATTGTTATGTCGCGCGACAGCAGCGATCCGCTGCTCGACTTACCCTGGCAGGTGACCGGCGAGCAGCTCGCCATCAGCGATGGCCGCTGGAACTGGCCATATGCCGGTTTTCCGCTGAGCGGTCGCGTAGGGCTGAAGATCGACAACTGGCAGCAGGGGCTGGATAAGGCGCAGATAAGCGGTCGGCTGAACGTGCTGACGCAGGGGGAAGCCGGTAAAGGCAATGCCGTGCTGACGATTGGTCCGGGTCGGCTAAGCATGACCGACAACGCCATGCCGCTGCAACTGACCGGCGAAGCGAAGCAGGGCGATCTGGTGCTTTACGCCGTATTACCGGCACAACTGAGCGGCAGCTTTGATGAACCGCAACTGGCCTTTACGCCCGGCGCGCTGCTGCGTTCGCGCGGACGGGTGATCGATTCACTGAATATTGATGAGGTGCGCTGGCCGCTGGCGGGCGTAAAACTGACCCGGCAGGGCATCGACGGCCGTTTGCAGGCAATTCTTCGTGCGCACGAGAATGTGATGGGCGATTTTCGCCTGCATCTCGATGGGCAGGCGCAGAATTTTTTGCCAGATAATGGCGAGTGGCGCTGGCGTTACTGGGGGGATGGCAATTTTACGCCGATGAACGCGCGCTGGGACGTTGCCGGTCGCGGCGAGTGGCAGGACAACACCATCACGCTGACCGATCTTTCAACCGGTTTTGATCAACTTCAGTACGGCACCATGCAAATCAGTACGCCCCGGCTGGTGCTGGATGAACCGGTGAAATGGGTGCGGGATGAGGAGAAGCCACAGTTCAGCGGCGCACTGACGCTGGATGCCGGGCAAACGACCTTTAGCGGCGGTAGCCATTTGCCCGCCTCGCAACTCAAGTTCAGCGTTGACGGCGCCAATCCCACCGATTTTCAGTTTAAAGGCGCCCTGAGTGCCAATGCTATCGGCCCTGTGCAGGTGAATGGCCGCTGGGATGGCGAAAGATTGCGCGGGCAGGCCTGGTGGCCGCGTCAGTCGCTCAGTGTTTTCCAGCCGTTGATCCCGCCAGACTGGAAGATGAAGCTGCTCAATGGCTCGCTCTACGCTCAGGTGGCGTTTTCTGCGGCGGCCGGGCAAGGTTTTGAAGCCGGTGGGCACGGCGTGCTGAAAAGCGGCAGCGTCTGGACGCCGGATAATGAAATCAGCGGTGTCGATTTTGTATTGCCTTTCCGCTACCGCAATGCTGCCTGGCAACTGGGTACCCGCAGGCCGGTATCGCTGCGCATTGGCGAAATTGTTAACCAGGTGACAGCCAAAAATATCACCGCTGATTTGCAGGGGGCCTGGCCGTGGAGCGAAGAAAACCCGCTCATTCTGAGCGATGTCAGCGTCGATATGCTCGGCGGTAAAGTGACCATGCAGCAACTGCGCATGCCGCAGCACGATCCGGCACTGGTGCGCATTAATCATATTTCATCCAGCGAGCTGGTCAGCGCGGTCAATCCGAAGCAGTTTGCGCTTTCCGGGCCTTTTGACGGCGCGCTGCCGCTGTGGCTGGATAATCCGCAATGGATAATTAAGGACGGCTGGTTGCACAACCCGGGTCCGATGACGCTGCGTATCGACAAAGATACCGCGGATGCGGTGGTGAACGACAACATGGCGGCAGGCGCGGCTATCAACTGGTTGCGCTATATGGAAATTTCCCGTTCCTGGACAAAGATAGATCTGGATAATCTTGGCGTGTTAAAAATGCAGGCTACCATTCGCGGCACCAGCTATGTTGAAGGCAAGAGCAGCACCGTGAATTTGAACTATACCCATGAGGAAAACGTCTTTACCTTATGGCGCAGTTTACGTTTTGGCGACAATTTGCAGTCATGGCTTGAGCAACATGCCGCGCTTCCCCAGGCGCGCTGTGCGAAGGGCGAAAAGTGTGAGGAAAAACAATGA
- a CDS encoding YnbE family lipoprotein yields the protein MKTPIAVPVLAITTLLAGCTPRIEVAAPKEPITINMNVKIEHEIHIKVDKDVETLLKSRSDLF from the coding sequence ATGAAAACCCCGATAGCCGTGCCGGTGCTGGCAATAACTACCTTGCTGGCTGGCTGTACGCCGCGCATCGAGGTGGCGGCGCCAAAAGAGCCGATCACCATCAATATGAATGTGAAGATCGAGCATGAAATCCACATCAAAGTGGATAAAGATGTCGAAACCCTGCTGAAATCGCGCAGCGATCTGTTCTGA
- a CDS encoding YdbL family protein gives MKKRLLMALLVLSLASATAQALTLDEARSQGRVGETLTGYIAPVSHDKETMALVDRINKARAESYQQLADSNNIPVDDVAKMAGQKLVDRARPGEYVQGINGKWLKKSSAAH, from the coding sequence ATGAAAAAACGACTGCTGATGGCATTGTTGGTGCTGAGCCTCGCCAGTGCAACCGCGCAGGCATTGACGCTGGACGAAGCCCGTTCACAAGGGCGGGTGGGGGAAACCTTAACCGGCTACATTGCGCCGGTAAGCCACGATAAAGAGACGATGGCGCTGGTGGATCGCATTAACAAAGCGCGTGCCGAAAGCTACCAGCAACTGGCCGATAGCAACAACATCCCCGTTGATGATGTGGCGAAGATGGCGGGGCAGAAACTGGTGGATCGCGCCCGGCCCGGTGAATATGTGCAGGGCATTAACGGTAAATGGCTGAAGAAATCGTCAGCGGCGCATTGA